In bacterium, the genomic stretch CCTGCACCACCTCGGCCCGCTGGGCCACCACGTCGGCCAAACGGTCATCGGGCACCTCGATACGGGCCAAATCGCCGTAGTGGCGCACCCGCAGCTCGGCGAAGCCCATCTGCCGCAGGGCGGCCTCGGCGTCTTCCACCGAGGCCAGCGCGCCCAGCGTCACCGGTGTGCCGTAGGGGATTCGGGAGGCCAGGCACGGGGCGGCCGGCTTGTCCCAGGTGCGCAGCCCCAGCCGCTGAGACCACTCTCGAACATCGGCTTTGGAGAAACCGGAATCCACCAGGGGAAACACCGCTCCCCGCTCGGCCGCGGCCCGCTGGCCTGGACGATGGTCGCCAAAGTCGTCGGTGTTCACCCCCAGCGCCACTGTGTACGAATCGGCCTCGGCCAGCGGGGCCACCGCCTCCATCAGCGCGTCCTTGCACCAGTAGCACCGCTCGCCGTCGTTGGCCACGTAGTCGGCCCGCTCCATCTCAGCGGTGTGTACCTCCCGCCACTGGATCCCCCACTCGGCGGCCAGAGAAGCGCAGTCTCGACGCTCGGCCTCGGCCAGCGACGGCGACACCGCGGTCACCGCCTGGGCCCGGTCGCCCAGCACATCGTGGGCCACCCAGGCCAGGAACGAGGAATCGACCCCGCCGCTAAAGGCCACCATCACCCGGTCCATCTCAGCCAGGTTGCTCCGCAGCCGCTCCCAGTCGCCCACGCTCCCATTGTGGTCGCGATTCGACCGCTCATGAAACGGGAAGCAGGAATAATTGGTCACTGTTGGCTGCTCCGCTAGGCGTCTTGTGCCGGGCGGTAACGTGATTCTGGATGCGGAGATGGGTCGCGCTCGCGGGAATTGTGCTCAGCTTCATGCTGGTCTGGGCGGGTTCTGCCGCAGCCCAGGCAGAGGGCGATACAGAGGGTTCCCAGCCCACGGAGTTGGTGGGCACCCTTCGATTGGGTTTCGACCAGTTCTTCGCCGGAGTTGAGATCACCGTGGCCGACCAGTCGGGCACCCTGATCGGCCAGGCGGTCACCGATGCCGATGGCCAATGGTCGGTGGTGGTGCCCGGCGCGGGCACCTACCGGGTCACCCTCGACGAGAGCACGCTTCCCGACGGGACCGGGTTGAGGGAGGGCTTCGAGTCCACAGTCGAGGCAGCAGTGACCGAGGGGGCGTCCCGAGCGGTGGTGTTCGCGGTGGGCGACGCCCCCAAGGGCACGCCGTTTGGGGAGCGGGCGGCGCAAACGGTGTTCAACGGCC encodes the following:
- the larE gene encoding ATP-dependent sacrificial sulfur transferase LarE, which gives rise to MTNYSCFPFHERSNRDHNGSVGDWERLRSNLAEMDRVMVAFSGGVDSSFLAWVAHDVLGDRAQAVTAVSPSLAEAERRDCASLAAEWGIQWREVHTAEMERADYVANDGERCYWCKDALMEAVAPLAEADSYTVALGVNTDDFGDHRPGQRAAAERGAVFPLVDSGFSKADVREWSQRLGLRTWDKPAAPCLASRIPYGTPVTLGALASVEDAEAALRQMGFAELRVRHYGDLARIEVPDDRLADVVAQRAEVVQAVRQAGYRYATLDLEGLRSGNLNAALGLDSPTPCP